The following proteins are encoded in a genomic region of Iodidimonas sp. SYSU 1G8:
- a CDS encoding ABC transporter substrate-binding protein produces the protein MKPFLAALILAVFFVSGAHAQASIPAGSAQAAVDEFQTGMLGILKKTSGQPFAKRVEALCPLLEAKMDVKLQSAMAVGRATWNNWSPDQRTTYTDKFRQYLCAIYASRFRSFTGETLVVVGDRPGPAGKIIVNSEVRIPQEDSVAIDYVMHKDGGDWKVADLYLGGRISEVALRRSEFADVIRTRGFDGLIAAITAKTAAQGATRQR, from the coding sequence TTGAAACCCTTTCTGGCCGCATTGATTCTTGCGGTGTTCTTCGTGTCAGGCGCTCATGCACAGGCATCCATCCCCGCAGGTTCGGCGCAGGCGGCCGTCGACGAGTTCCAGACCGGCATGCTGGGTATCCTGAAAAAGACGAGCGGACAACCCTTTGCCAAGCGGGTCGAGGCACTGTGTCCGCTGCTCGAGGCGAAGATGGACGTCAAGCTGCAGAGCGCCATGGCCGTGGGACGCGCGACGTGGAACAACTGGAGCCCGGACCAGCGCACGACATACACCGATAAATTTCGTCAATATCTGTGCGCGATCTATGCCAGCAGGTTCCGGTCGTTCACGGGCGAAACGCTGGTCGTGGTCGGCGACCGGCCCGGCCCGGCGGGAAAGATCATCGTCAACAGCGAGGTGCGTATTCCCCAGGAAGACTCGGTCGCGATCGACTATGTCATGCACAAGGATGGCGGGGACTGGAAGGTCGCGGACCTCTATCTGGGAGGACGGATCAGCGAGGTTGCCTTGCGCCGCTCGGAATTCGCCGATGTCATCCGCACGCGAGGGTTTGACGGACTTATCGCCGCGATCACCGCGAAAACCGCCGCTCAGGGGGCTACCCGACAGCGTTGA
- a CDS encoding MMPL family transporter: MKLLTGWLEFAARRPWTVLVLAAILTLAAGWYTSANLGINTDTKTLVPADEPFRVAEDAYVKAFPDNDDVILIVIQDRDAMATDRAARAMAAALNRQPELFSYVFAPGTGPYFDRNGLLYLETDKLAAVLDRLAAAQPALAIMTQDPSLRGLFGVLDQALLTGGPLPPAFTDVMSGLTAAADAVRDDKPVPGGLLQGAMGEGGPNTRLVLTRLKLDFSQALSAETGVERLKAVTAELRESGEIAPGTTVRLTGDVVLSYEELLSVTEGVQIAGTVSLILLILILGWGLRSIRLIGAAYATLTVGLVWTSAFAALTVGELNMISASCAVLFIGLGIDYAIHFCLRYAENVSSGMEKRVALVDTGRRVGPALALCVISSSIGFLSFTFTEYKGFADLGVIAAGGVLMAFLAGLIVLPALLAVTGVPRRALWRPVAVSDLKTRWRDRIAWTILALAILAVPVAFGARFDFSTLALKDPTSESVTALEDLTEEQGNIGYAAYMLAENKAAAALLADRLRALPEVESVITPEDYVPSDQDEKLAMIEESAMFMWPVFNPENKAAPPSEAERRASVQAFADRAATTGSLTPETAQTVAALRASLLKLLEDPAGDQKLRRLEAGLVGDVQAQVDRLRLAFEASPVTFADLPADMLARDIAPTGQISVTAVPSGDMRDHEQLAAFARAVSAVDPLASGRAIGEAGMGRIVLEAFEIASALTIVLVSLLLYAILRRWRDVLLVLAPLAVAGSLTTAIAVLTGIQFNFANVIVLPLLLGFGIDSAVHLVLRRRETGSVDGVMESSTPRAVTLSALTTIASFGSLSLSPHWGTASLGLLLTVAMVMIELSAQLVLPALMRWLDGGRAKA; encoded by the coding sequence ATGAAGCTGCTGACCGGATGGCTGGAGTTCGCGGCACGGCGGCCCTGGACGGTACTCGTGCTGGCCGCGATTCTGACCCTCGCGGCCGGATGGTACACATCCGCCAATCTGGGCATCAACACGGACACCAAGACCCTGGTGCCCGCCGACGAGCCGTTCCGCGTTGCCGAAGACGCGTATGTGAAGGCGTTTCCGGACAATGACGACGTCATCCTGATCGTCATCCAGGACCGCGACGCCATGGCGACGGACCGGGCGGCGCGGGCCATGGCGGCGGCGTTGAACAGACAGCCTGAACTGTTCTCCTACGTATTCGCGCCGGGAACCGGGCCGTATTTCGACCGAAATGGCCTGCTGTATCTGGAAACCGACAAGCTCGCCGCCGTCCTCGATCGGCTCGCCGCGGCCCAGCCCGCGCTGGCGATCATGACCCAGGATCCCAGCCTGCGTGGTCTGTTCGGTGTGCTCGATCAGGCGCTGCTGACCGGCGGACCGCTGCCTCCCGCCTTCACCGACGTCATGTCGGGATTGACCGCCGCCGCCGATGCGGTGCGGGACGACAAGCCCGTCCCGGGCGGACTGTTGCAGGGCGCCATGGGCGAGGGTGGTCCGAACACGCGTCTGGTGCTGACGCGACTCAAGCTTGATTTCTCCCAGGCATTGTCGGCGGAGACCGGTGTCGAACGCCTCAAGGCGGTGACCGCCGAACTGCGCGAGTCCGGCGAGATCGCGCCTGGTACGACCGTGCGCCTGACCGGCGACGTCGTCCTCTCGTACGAGGAATTGCTGTCCGTGACCGAAGGCGTTCAGATCGCTGGCACGGTCTCGCTTATCCTGCTGATCCTCATCCTGGGCTGGGGCCTGCGCAGTATCCGGCTGATCGGCGCCGCCTACGCGACCTTGACCGTCGGTCTTGTCTGGACCTCGGCCTTCGCCGCCCTGACGGTCGGCGAACTGAACATGATCTCGGCGTCCTGCGCGGTTCTGTTCATCGGCCTCGGCATCGATTACGCCATCCATTTCTGCCTGCGCTACGCCGAGAACGTGTCCTCCGGCATGGAGAAGCGTGTGGCGCTTGTCGATACGGGCCGGCGTGTCGGACCGGCGCTCGCGCTGTGCGTCATTTCCTCATCGATCGGCTTCCTGTCCTTCACCTTTACCGAATACAAGGGGTTCGCCGATCTCGGCGTGATCGCGGCGGGCGGCGTGTTGATGGCCTTTCTGGCCGGCTTGATCGTCCTCCCCGCCCTGCTGGCGGTGACCGGAGTGCCGAGGCGCGCCCTTTGGCGGCCCGTCGCGGTCAGCGACCTGAAGACGCGCTGGCGGGACCGTATCGCCTGGACCATTCTGGCGCTGGCCATTCTCGCCGTTCCCGTGGCCTTTGGCGCCCGTTTCGATTTCAGCACCCTGGCGCTGAAGGATCCGACCTCGGAGTCGGTGACCGCCCTCGAGGACCTGACGGAAGAGCAGGGCAACATCGGGTATGCCGCCTACATGCTGGCCGAGAACAAGGCGGCCGCGGCGCTGCTGGCCGACAGGCTGCGCGCGCTTCCCGAGGTCGAGTCGGTCATCACGCCCGAGGACTACGTGCCGTCCGATCAGGACGAGAAACTGGCCATGATCGAGGAGTCGGCCATGTTCATGTGGCCGGTGTTCAATCCTGAAAACAAGGCGGCTCCGCCATCCGAGGCGGAACGGCGGGCGTCGGTTCAGGCGTTTGCCGACAGGGCCGCGACCACGGGATCACTCACTCCGGAAACGGCCCAGACCGTGGCCGCCCTCCGTGCCTCCTTGTTGAAGCTGCTCGAGGACCCGGCCGGGGATCAGAAACTGCGTCGGCTTGAAGCGGGGCTCGTGGGCGATGTGCAGGCCCAGGTGGACCGGCTGCGTCTGGCATTCGAGGCCTCGCCCGTGACCTTCGCCGATCTGCCTGCCGACATGCTGGCGCGCGATATCGCGCCCACGGGCCAGATTTCCGTGACGGCGGTACCGTCGGGCGACATGCGCGACCACGAACAGCTGGCGGCATTCGCGCGCGCGGTGAGCGCCGTCGATCCGCTCGCCTCCGGGCGCGCGATCGGCGAGGCAGGGATGGGCCGGATCGTTCTGGAGGCATTCGAAATCGCCTCGGCCCTGACCATCGTCCTCGTTTCGCTCCTGTTGTATGCGATCCTGCGGCGGTGGCGGGATGTGCTCCTGGTGCTGGCGCCGCTGGCGGTCGCGGGCAGTCTGACGACGGCGATTGCCGTGTTGACGGGAATTCAGTTCAACTTCGCCAATGTCATCGTGCTGCCGCTGCTTCTCGGCTTCGGCATCGACAGCGCCGTCCATCTGGTGCTGCGTCGGCGCGAGACGGGCTCGGTCGATGGCGTCATGGAGTCCAGTACGCCGCGCGCGGTGACCCTGAGTGCTTTGACAACCATCGCATCTTTCGGCAGCCTGTCCCTGTCGCCACATTGGGGGACAGCGAGCCTCGGCCTGCTGCTGACTGTGGCAATGGTGATGATCGAGTTGTCTGCCCAACTGGTACTGCCCGCGCTGATGCGCTGGCTGGACGGAGGGCGGGCCAAAGCCTGA
- a CDS encoding NAD kinase, with translation MQTPAIAFAASPTPKAQAAMEALTARYPAVPLDQAEVIVALGGDGFMLRTLHSVLKHGLPVYGMNAGSLGFLMNDYAENDLIERIQAAELVELHPLRMRAHCVDGSFTEALAINEVSLLRQTYQAAKLGIHVDGKERMSELVCDGILLATPAGSTAYNFSAHGPIVPIDSDILCLTPISAFRPRRWRGALLPHDARVEFHVAEPTERPVSATADNLEVRDVTRVEVQEDRNLALRLLYDPGHNLAERILAEQFEA, from the coding sequence ATGCAGACACCCGCCATCGCGTTCGCCGCCAGTCCCACGCCGAAGGCCCAGGCGGCCATGGAGGCGCTCACCGCGCGCTATCCGGCCGTGCCGCTGGATCAGGCCGAGGTCATCGTCGCCCTCGGCGGTGACGGCTTCATGCTGAGGACGCTGCACAGCGTTCTCAAGCACGGCCTGCCCGTCTATGGCATGAACGCGGGCTCGCTCGGCTTTCTGATGAACGACTATGCGGAAAACGACTTGATCGAGCGTATCCAGGCGGCCGAGCTGGTCGAGTTGCATCCGCTGCGCATGCGCGCCCATTGCGTGGACGGCAGCTTCACGGAAGCGCTTGCCATCAACGAGGTGTCGCTGCTGCGCCAGACTTATCAGGCCGCCAAGCTGGGCATCCATGTCGACGGCAAGGAGCGCATGAGCGAGCTGGTCTGTGACGGCATCCTGCTGGCGACGCCCGCCGGCAGCACAGCCTACAATTTCTCGGCGCACGGACCGATCGTTCCGATCGATTCGGATATTCTCTGCCTGACCCCGATCAGCGCATTTCGCCCGCGCCGGTGGCGCGGCGCGCTGCTGCCGCACGATGCCCGGGTCGAATTCCATGTCGCGGAGCCGACCGAACGTCCAGTCAGCGCCACCGCCGATAATCTGGAGGTGCGGGACGTGACCCGCGTCGAGGTGCAGGAAGACCGCAATCTGGCGCTTCGCCTGCTTTACGACCCCGGGCACAATCTGGCGGAACGTATTCTCGCCGAACAGTTCGAGGCCTGA
- the moaA gene encoding GTP 3',8-cyclase MoaA has protein sequence MIDPFGRHISYLRVSVTDRCDFRCVYCMSEDMTFLPKSDVLTLEELDRLCTAFIAKGVRKLRLTGGEPLVRRDIMTLINGLGRHLLSGALDELTLTTNGSQLARYARDLVGAGIKRINVSVDTLDPAKFTRITRWGKLDQVLGGLQAAKEAGLRIKINTVALRGVNDDETFELIDWCGREGFDLTFIETMPLGEVDVARVDNYMPLSLLKARIGQRHDMRESDHATGGPARYVTLAETGQRLGFITPMTHNFCESCNRVRVTCTGMLYMCLGQEDSADLRAALRADADNVALNDAIDEAIGRKPKGHDFVIDRRRERPAVSRHMSVTGG, from the coding sequence GTGATCGACCCATTCGGGCGGCACATCAGCTATCTTCGGGTATCGGTCACCGACCGGTGCGATTTCCGCTGTGTCTACTGCATGTCGGAAGACATGACATTCCTGCCCAAATCGGATGTCCTGACGCTCGAGGAACTCGACCGGCTGTGTACGGCCTTCATCGCGAAGGGCGTGCGCAAGCTGCGCCTGACCGGCGGCGAGCCGCTGGTGCGCCGCGATATCATGACGTTGATCAATGGTCTGGGCCGTCACCTGCTCAGCGGCGCGTTGGACGAGCTGACCCTGACGACCAATGGCAGCCAGCTGGCACGCTACGCCCGTGATCTGGTGGGCGCAGGGATCAAGCGCATCAACGTCTCGGTCGACACGCTGGACCCGGCCAAGTTCACCCGGATCACCCGGTGGGGCAAGCTGGACCAGGTTCTCGGCGGGCTGCAGGCCGCCAAGGAGGCCGGGCTCCGCATCAAGATCAATACGGTTGCCCTGCGCGGGGTGAATGATGATGAGACGTTCGAGCTCATCGACTGGTGCGGCCGCGAAGGCTTTGACCTGACCTTCATCGAAACCATGCCGCTGGGCGAAGTCGACGTGGCGCGGGTGGACAACTACATGCCGCTGTCCCTGCTCAAGGCGCGGATCGGGCAGCGCCATGACATGCGCGAGTCCGATCACGCAACGGGCGGCCCTGCCCGCTACGTAACCCTGGCGGAGACCGGGCAACGGCTCGGCTTCATCACGCCGATGACCCATAATTTCTGCGAGTCCTGCAATCGGGTCCGCGTGACCTGCACCGGCATGCTGTACATGTGCCTGGGGCAGGAAGATTCCGCGGACCTGCGCGCCGCGCTGCGCGCCGACGCCGACAATGTCGCGCTGAACGACGCCATCGACGAGGCGATCGGAAGAAAGCCCAAAGGTCATGATTTCGTGATAGACCGGCGGCGCGAACGTCCGGCCGTTTCACGCCATATGAGCGTGACGGGCGGTTAG